The sequence below is a genomic window from Alphaproteobacteria bacterium.
TGTCATAATCCAAGCTGTAATCATACCTAACCAAAAATGGCCCTCTACAAACAACCACATAGTTAAAAGAACAAAAATCAAACTGACACTTGTTACCATATTGGGGGTAATGTTGGCTTGCGACGCCCAACGCGTCACAGGTCTTGCCAAAGGTGGCCATACATATTTTGTCACAAAATCCGTAACCCCTTTATACACACCCTTGAACATTCTTTTTTCAATTAAATCCATTGAATCATCTGGTAAGGAGAAAATGTAAGGGTCTGCTCGTTTACGCAAAGATCGGTTATAAGATGAGGTAAGATCACTTGGCTTTACAACTTTTAACCCTAAGGCTGCCGCTGCTTCTGGATTTAAGGGCGAAAGTTTCAATAATTGAACAGTGGCTGCAAAATTATCTGTCTGGCAATGGGCAGCTATAGGTAATAATTGATTATTCTTTTCCAAAACCAAAATAATATCTGGTGTTTCAATAAGCGCTTTAATTAAGGTTTCATCGACCACATAATTTTGGTGACCTAAAACAACGGACGGTGCATCTTCATGAATAAGTGTCGTTTCATCGCCGATATCTTTGACTTCATAACGTTTAAAAGCACGGGTCCAACGCACATAAGAGGATGTTCCCCAAATTTTAATGTCACATTGACCTATAATTCTGGCAACAGGTCTTGGTTTTTGAGCAGAGCGGGCAAGAATTTTACGAACACCATACATAGATTATCAAACCTTAAATTATTAATTTTTAATACTTTTTTAATCTTTTTTCTATAAAAACGAGCTATTTTATGTAAAACTTATATATGTTAATGCCTTTTCTTGCTGGGTTAATCAAGAAAATAATCTTAAGATACATTTTTAAACTTTTGTGGTGTTGTATAAAATATATGACAAAAATTGCCCATTTTTCTGATCTTCATTTAAAACTACCTTCTTTACCTTTCTCTAAGGCTTTAAGCAAAAGATTGCTTGGTTTTTTATCATGGCATTGGCGGCGACGTCAAATTCATGATCATGGGGTTTTACCTGTTTTTCTTCAAGATTTATCCACCCAACCTATTGATCATATGATTATTACAGGGGATTTAATTAATATTTCTTTGGAAGAAGAATATATAAATGCCCATCGATGGTTAGAAAATACAGGGTCACCGGATAAAATTAGCATTATACCCGGAAATCATGATTGTTATGTCCCAGTACTATGGGAAAAATCGTTGGGATTATGGTCAAGATATATGACTAATGATTATGATCAAAACCAAATGGCCGTAAAATCGTTTGATGATTTTCCGTATTTACGCATTAAAAATAATATAGCCATTATTGGCGTTTCATCCGCCAGGCCCATGCCCCTTTCCAGTGCAGCTGGAATTATTGGAACCAATCAACTCACAAAATTAGCTCATTTATTAGATTATTTAAAAGCCAAAAATCTATTTAAAATTATTCTTATCCATCATCCACCTTTTACTTTAAAAGGTCATGAAAGAAAACAACTTCAAGATATATCTGCCTTTATAGAAACCATTAATCCTTATGGTGTTCATATGATTGTTCATGGCCATACCCATAGATCGGGACTAACAAAAATTAATACAGATCAGGGTTATATTCCTGTTGTTGGCGTACCTTCAATTTCATCCTATCCTGTCAAAAATAAGCCACATGCGCGCTATCATATTTATACCATCATCCAAAAATCGCAGAAATGGTTTGTTGATGTGGAAGTAAGAGGTTATAATAAAGTCACAAATTTATTTAACCAAGAAGGTAGATTTACATTAGCTATCCCTTGACCCATGATTTTAAATATTATTTATCACTATAATCAAATCACTCTATGACCAATCAAACTCTTTTAACTTTTAATTATCCGAACAGCATTATCCATGAGTATCATAATTGGGCTGTTTTATTGCGTCCGCAGCAGATAACTTTGGGCTCTTTAATTTTAGCCACGAAAA
It includes:
- a CDS encoding CDP-alcohol phosphatidyltransferase family protein codes for the protein MYGVRKILARSAQKPRPVARIIGQCDIKIWGTSSYVRWTRAFKRYEVKDIGDETTLIHEDAPSVVLGHQNYVVDETLIKALIETPDIILVLEKNNQLLPIAAHCQTDNFAATVQLLKLSPLNPEAAAALGLKVVKPSDLTSSYNRSLRKRADPYIFSLPDDSMDLIEKRMFKGVYKGVTDFVTKYVWPPLARPVTRWASQANITPNMVTSVSLIFVLLTMWLFVEGHFWLGMITAWIMTFLDTVDGKLARVTMTSSPLGNIFDHGIDHIHPPFWWWAWWQGVITLKPELLQSTGWWFALWAVLLSYLAGRILEGWFLWRHKIQIHVWRPIDSFFRLIVARRNPNLVILMIGLALGSPEIAFYALAAWSIFCVLFHIYQSVSAENFRSQHDHITSWLSERNS
- a CDS encoding metallophosphoesterase, translated to MTKIAHFSDLHLKLPSLPFSKALSKRLLGFLSWHWRRRQIHDHGVLPVFLQDLSTQPIDHMIITGDLINISLEEEYINAHRWLENTGSPDKISIIPGNHDCYVPVLWEKSLGLWSRYMTNDYDQNQMAVKSFDDFPYLRIKNNIAIIGVSSARPMPLSSAAGIIGTNQLTKLAHLLDYLKAKNLFKIILIHHPPFTLKGHERKQLQDISAFIETINPYGVHMIVHGHTHRSGLTKINTDQGYIPVVGVPSISSYPVKNKPHARYHIYTIIQKSQKWFVDVEVRGYNKVTNLFNQEGRFTLAIP